In Carassius gibelio isolate Cgi1373 ecotype wild population from Czech Republic chromosome B19, carGib1.2-hapl.c, whole genome shotgun sequence, one DNA window encodes the following:
- the LOC127979055 gene encoding uncharacterized protein LOC127979055 isoform X1, translated as MLFAFWPCSGHVPPTIWLYAGIILTVLRTMNSNHDDVPSLSNPTPYTSAELQASPVDGKNTNQGHVTKFCFFVLLHKYNNWSICVLVAPTSPSIKRKTPVPLPAELTFLVKEKTGVRHKSTPELCKSAAVTSASKVLAFEDRSENVPSAQPPVPVLLPVHDHDMSSWSCSQHQKLWMRMELQDLGLWPGSRPVRNPGNSISLWHLPPQPELVDMASELPSPNFFQLHPFFIWKPEAHIMVRLRNTYILPCLHGCPHPQVVSAGVGRPRVIVGTSGQYYILSSRLCCKACQKYWFADNPRWLEKLPKRFTNILPAFLTYKKAICKSVMDELRRTGKSPTDMANQVNELLHLKYERAHLAYLHAIESIRDAEAGTYGQRTIGQFLRKESTPRAFGSYDDQDGWYGVSVSSFYLTDCLLDEYKRQEPAMSKLLQGTFGRVFRSDHTRKVARKVTLASGVMSSYAIMNENWLIVSWVMVQSETQRSLEPMYQGLAKRYNDAGVEKAGFHWMDRDCCAPFKIPDCIPAEHLNWDAWKTTPSIVAGATSGPLENTCASRSYFNNNIVVKLDLFHCLRRFSRESTSEHHPLFSTFCQLLSAAFSVVDQEDLGRLQDAYRFCGIHPANPTKQHIREHCRTKVPQPTELLDRVEKVLKHFHLAMDPNNVPLFKSSMLKTWRIQRVHILRGCLSDPELSEGIMYRYGGTLQLNHVPGEGAKVPIWIPVRGTSQQEGYHFHQAQWITGTHVSTELFQAQGMTGVARWNHQRMLDLKQPGVILPAVFDPALMVELNSTSKKVTGEEKYPTLHLSDRDTGERFGLEYTEPGCRPVPLDWDKHRTQKRGEPAALLPLPPVQTPTPTQVQAQPPDTAPSSSRTQLSDTASPGPASSISHLLSAGEPPAVMEISHAEPAAIHMVQMLSQGSMGPPVKRETLNTPPIPLQSSPRSARTGPIKTGGRVFVLDHKRWTSPMKEAIDSLLDKYHGQKDMLKLVDQDYAAMVHRSATDPNSLLHPTTKYHIAQYMKNLAKQLNTSSSMNTSQEKLLETQKLWQSLTEESETVHVPVVELPPAIVNPAVPVSQPASEKQVSKENVQKIVQEILLHQQEQQQQQQQQKPRQTKKCLACGQPKSRYQSDGSSVHHFYQQGPVRYHYCSTKVFKAYAAEGLTNPRMAFEEFAQTDFFQRELHLTKQRVEEKAEKKRKLSDPQPQGRMCRFCRTELRQGPNSKHIHTGFPGVAGKYIYCPAKVLALYKDRGMTQEMTWKEFQASSFYGMEKERWAAERNK; from the exons ATGTTGTTTGCGTTCTGGCCATGCTCCGGCCATGTTCCTCCAACAATATGGTTGTATGCTGGCATTATACTAACTGTCCTAAGGACTATGAATTCCAACCACGATGATG TTCCATCACTGTCCAACCCAACTCCTTATACAAGTGCTGAATTGCAGGCATCACCAGTTGATGGTAAAAACACCAATCAAGGTCatgttaccaaattctgtttttttgtgttgttacataaatataataattggtCTATTTGTGTTCTTGTAGCTCCAACCTCTCCAAGCATAAAGAGGAAGACACCTGTGCCCCTTCCAGCAGAACTGACGTTCCTAGTAAAGGAGAAAACGGGTGTAAGGCATAAGTCAACGCCAG AACTCTGCAAAAGTGCTGCTGTCACCTCTGCAAGCAAAGTGCTTGCCTTTGAGGACCGTAGTGAAAATG TTCCTTCAGCTCAGCCACCTGTTCCTGTTCTCCTGCCTGTGCATGACCATGACATGAGCAGCTGGAGCTGTTCTCAACACCAGAAGCTGTGGATGAGGATGGAGCTTCAGGATCTCGGGCTGTGGCCTGGGTCTCGTCCAGTGCGTAACCCAGGGAACTCAATTTCACTATGGCATCTTCCTCCACAACCTGAGCTTGTTGATATGGCGTCTGAACTCCCATCCCCTAACTTCTTCCAGCTACACCCATTTTTCATCTGGAAGCCGGAGGCTCACATTATGGTCAGGTTGAGAAACACTTACATCCTGCCATGTCTGCATGGATGTCCTCATCCACAGGTGGTCTCTGCAGGAGTGGGTAGGCCTCGGGTGATTGTTGGCACCAGTGGTCAGTATTACATCTTGTCCTCACGACTCTGTTGCAAGGCCTGTCAGAAGTACTGGTTTGCTGACAATCCACGATGGCTTGAGAAGCTGCCCAAGCGGTTTACCAACATTCTGCCTGCATTCCTGACGTACAAGAAGGCCATCTGCAAATCTGTGATGGATGAGCTGAGGCGCACTGGCAAGTCACCAACCGATATGGCAAACCAGGTGAATGAGCTACTGCACCTCAAGTACGAGCGAGCACATCTGGCATACCTGCATGCCATAGAAAGCATCAGGGATGCTGAGGCTGGCACATATGGACAGAGGACCATTGGGCAGTTCTTGAGGAAGGAAAGCACTCCACGTGCATTCGGGTCATATGATGATCAAGATGGCTGGTATGGAGTCTCCGTGTCCAGCTTCTACCTGACTGACTGCCTTCTAGATGAGTACAAACGTCAAGAGCCAGCCATGTCCAAACTCCTCCAGGGCACATTTGGGAGGGTCTTCAGGTCTGACCACACCAGGAAAGTTGCAAGAAAAGTAACGCTGGCATCTGGGGTCATGTCAAGTTATGCAATAATGAATGAGAACTGGCTGATTGTTTCCTGGGTGATGGTTCAGTCTGAGACTCAGAGGTCCTTGGAGCCGATGTACCAGGGATTGGCCAAGAGGTACAACGATGCTGGAGTGGAAAAGGCAGGCTTCCACTGGATGGACAG GGATTGCTGTGCTCCATTTAAGATCCCAGACTGCATCCCTGCTGAACATCTAAACTGGGATGCCTGGAAGACTACCCCTTCCATTGTTGCTGGGGCCACCTCTGGACCGCTGGAGAACACCTGTGCCTCACGGTCATATTTCAATAATAACATTGTGGTGAAGCTGGACTTGTTCCACTGCCTGAGGCGTTTTTCACGGGAGAGCACCTCTGAGCATCACCCTCTGTTTAGCACTTTCTGCCAGCTCCTCTCTGCAGCCTTCTCTGTGGTGGATCAGGAGGACCTAGGGAGGCTCCAGGATGCCTATCGTTTCTGCGGTATCCATCCAGCCAATCCCACCAAACAGCACATACGGGAGCACTGCAGGACCAAAGTACCACAACCCACAGAGCTGCTAGACAGAGTGGAGAAAGTCCTAAAGCATTTTCACCTGGCCATGGACCCCAACAATGTTCCACTCTTCAAATCATCCATGCTGAAGACGTGGCGCATACAGAGAGTGCACATTCTCCGTGGTTGCCTCAGTGACCCTGAACTCTCAGAGGGCATAATGTACCGGTATGGTGGAACACTTCAACTTAATCATGTACCCGGTGAAGGCGCCAAAGTCCCCATCTGGATTCCTGTCAGAGGTACATCACAGCAAGAAGGGTACCACTTTCACCAGGCCCAATGGATCACAGGGACTCATGTCTCCACTGAATTGTTCCAGGCCCAGGGCATGACAGGGGTGGCACGGTGGAACCACCAACGTATGCTTGATCTTAAGCAGCCAGGTGTCATCCTTCCTGCTGTGTTTGATCCAGCTCTAATGGTTGAGTTAAATTCTACCTCCAAGAAAGTGACTGGGGAGGAGAAGTATCCTACACTTCATCTCTCTGACAGAGACACTGGAGAGAGGTTTGGCCTAGAGTACACAGAGCCAGGCTGCCGTCCAGTCCCTCTGGATTGGGACAAACACCGAACCCAAAAGAGAGGTGAACCAGCTGCTCTTTTGCCTCTTCCTCCTGTGCAGACACCCACTCCTACCCAAGTCCAAGCTCAACCTCCAGACACAGCACCTTCCTCCAGCCGGACACAGCTCTCTGACACAGCATCCCCTGGACCAGCATCATCCATCAGTCATTTGCTCTCTGCTGGTGAACCTCCTGCAGTGATGG AAATCTCACATGCTGAACCTGCTGCAATCCATATGGTACAGATGTTGTCACAAGGAAGCATGGGACCTCCAGTTAAAAGGG AAACCTTAAATACTCCACCCATACCTTTGCAATCCTCACCAAGGAGTGCCCGCACTGGACCAATCAAGACTGGTGGACGAGTGTTCGTCTTGGACCATAAACGCTGGACATCACCAATGAAGGAGGCTATTGACAGCCTCCTAGACAAGTACCATGGACAGAAAGACATGTTAAAGCTTGTGGATCAAGACTATGCTGCTATGGTCCATCGGTCTGCCACAGATCCAAACAGTCTGCTTCACCCCACAACCAAGTACCACATAGCACAGTACATGAAAAACCTGGCTAAACAGCTGAACACAAGTTCATCAATGAACACAAGTCAAGAAAAACTTTTGGAGACACAAAAACTGTGGCAAAGTTTAACTGAGGAAAGCGAGACTGTCCATGTTCCAGTTGTAGAACTGCCACCAGCCATTGTGAATCCAGCAGTTCCGGTCTCTCAGCCAGCATCTGAAAAGCAAGTATCAAAAGAGAATGTACAGAAAATAGTACAGGAAATACTGCTACATCAacaggagcagcagcagcagcagcagcaacaaaaaCCCAGACAGACGAAAAAATGTCTCGCATGTGGGCAGCCAAAATCCCGCTACCAaagtgatggatcatcagttcaTCACTTTTATCAGCAAGGGCCTGTTAGGTATCACTATTGCTCCACAAAGGTGTTTAAAGCCTATGCTGCAGAGGGACTGACAAATCCAAGAATGGCCTTTGAAGAGTTTGCCCAGACTGACTTCTTTCAGCGTGAACTGCATCTTACAAAGCAAAGAGTAGAGGAAAAAGCTGAAAAGAAGAGGAAACTCTCGGATCCtcaacctcagggaagaatgtgCCGTTTCTGTCGCACAGAGCTAAGGCAGGGCCCAAACAGCAAGCACATTCACACAGGGTTTCCAGGAGTGGCAGGAAAATACATTTACTGTCCAGCTAAAGTCCTCGCCTTATACAAAGACAGAGGCATGACACAGGAAATGACATGGAAGGAATTTCAAGCTTCATCATTTTATGGAATGGAAAAGGAGAGGTGGGCAGCAGagagaaataaatag
- the LOC127979055 gene encoding uncharacterized protein LOC127979055 isoform X2 — MLFAFWPCSGHVPPTIWLYAGIILTVLRTMNSNHDDVPSLSNPTPYTSAELQASPVDAPTSPSIKRKTPVPLPAELTFLVKEKTGVRHKSTPELCKSAAVTSASKVLAFEDRSENVPSAQPPVPVLLPVHDHDMSSWSCSQHQKLWMRMELQDLGLWPGSRPVRNPGNSISLWHLPPQPELVDMASELPSPNFFQLHPFFIWKPEAHIMVRLRNTYILPCLHGCPHPQVVSAGVGRPRVIVGTSGQYYILSSRLCCKACQKYWFADNPRWLEKLPKRFTNILPAFLTYKKAICKSVMDELRRTGKSPTDMANQVNELLHLKYERAHLAYLHAIESIRDAEAGTYGQRTIGQFLRKESTPRAFGSYDDQDGWYGVSVSSFYLTDCLLDEYKRQEPAMSKLLQGTFGRVFRSDHTRKVARKVTLASGVMSSYAIMNENWLIVSWVMVQSETQRSLEPMYQGLAKRYNDAGVEKAGFHWMDRDCCAPFKIPDCIPAEHLNWDAWKTTPSIVAGATSGPLENTCASRSYFNNNIVVKLDLFHCLRRFSRESTSEHHPLFSTFCQLLSAAFSVVDQEDLGRLQDAYRFCGIHPANPTKQHIREHCRTKVPQPTELLDRVEKVLKHFHLAMDPNNVPLFKSSMLKTWRIQRVHILRGCLSDPELSEGIMYRYGGTLQLNHVPGEGAKVPIWIPVRGTSQQEGYHFHQAQWITGTHVSTELFQAQGMTGVARWNHQRMLDLKQPGVILPAVFDPALMVELNSTSKKVTGEEKYPTLHLSDRDTGERFGLEYTEPGCRPVPLDWDKHRTQKRGEPAALLPLPPVQTPTPTQVQAQPPDTAPSSSRTQLSDTASPGPASSISHLLSAGEPPAVMEISHAEPAAIHMVQMLSQGSMGPPVKRETLNTPPIPLQSSPRSARTGPIKTGGRVFVLDHKRWTSPMKEAIDSLLDKYHGQKDMLKLVDQDYAAMVHRSATDPNSLLHPTTKYHIAQYMKNLAKQLNTSSSMNTSQEKLLETQKLWQSLTEESETVHVPVVELPPAIVNPAVPVSQPASEKQVSKENVQKIVQEILLHQQEQQQQQQQQKPRQTKKCLACGQPKSRYQSDGSSVHHFYQQGPVRYHYCSTKVFKAYAAEGLTNPRMAFEEFAQTDFFQRELHLTKQRVEEKAEKKRKLSDPQPQGRMCRFCRTELRQGPNSKHIHTGFPGVAGKYIYCPAKVLALYKDRGMTQEMTWKEFQASSFYGMEKERWAAERNK; from the exons ATGTTGTTTGCGTTCTGGCCATGCTCCGGCCATGTTCCTCCAACAATATGGTTGTATGCTGGCATTATACTAACTGTCCTAAGGACTATGAATTCCAACCACGATGATG TTCCATCACTGTCCAACCCAACTCCTTATACAAGTGCTGAATTGCAGGCATCACCAGTTGATG CTCCAACCTCTCCAAGCATAAAGAGGAAGACACCTGTGCCCCTTCCAGCAGAACTGACGTTCCTAGTAAAGGAGAAAACGGGTGTAAGGCATAAGTCAACGCCAG AACTCTGCAAAAGTGCTGCTGTCACCTCTGCAAGCAAAGTGCTTGCCTTTGAGGACCGTAGTGAAAATG TTCCTTCAGCTCAGCCACCTGTTCCTGTTCTCCTGCCTGTGCATGACCATGACATGAGCAGCTGGAGCTGTTCTCAACACCAGAAGCTGTGGATGAGGATGGAGCTTCAGGATCTCGGGCTGTGGCCTGGGTCTCGTCCAGTGCGTAACCCAGGGAACTCAATTTCACTATGGCATCTTCCTCCACAACCTGAGCTTGTTGATATGGCGTCTGAACTCCCATCCCCTAACTTCTTCCAGCTACACCCATTTTTCATCTGGAAGCCGGAGGCTCACATTATGGTCAGGTTGAGAAACACTTACATCCTGCCATGTCTGCATGGATGTCCTCATCCACAGGTGGTCTCTGCAGGAGTGGGTAGGCCTCGGGTGATTGTTGGCACCAGTGGTCAGTATTACATCTTGTCCTCACGACTCTGTTGCAAGGCCTGTCAGAAGTACTGGTTTGCTGACAATCCACGATGGCTTGAGAAGCTGCCCAAGCGGTTTACCAACATTCTGCCTGCATTCCTGACGTACAAGAAGGCCATCTGCAAATCTGTGATGGATGAGCTGAGGCGCACTGGCAAGTCACCAACCGATATGGCAAACCAGGTGAATGAGCTACTGCACCTCAAGTACGAGCGAGCACATCTGGCATACCTGCATGCCATAGAAAGCATCAGGGATGCTGAGGCTGGCACATATGGACAGAGGACCATTGGGCAGTTCTTGAGGAAGGAAAGCACTCCACGTGCATTCGGGTCATATGATGATCAAGATGGCTGGTATGGAGTCTCCGTGTCCAGCTTCTACCTGACTGACTGCCTTCTAGATGAGTACAAACGTCAAGAGCCAGCCATGTCCAAACTCCTCCAGGGCACATTTGGGAGGGTCTTCAGGTCTGACCACACCAGGAAAGTTGCAAGAAAAGTAACGCTGGCATCTGGGGTCATGTCAAGTTATGCAATAATGAATGAGAACTGGCTGATTGTTTCCTGGGTGATGGTTCAGTCTGAGACTCAGAGGTCCTTGGAGCCGATGTACCAGGGATTGGCCAAGAGGTACAACGATGCTGGAGTGGAAAAGGCAGGCTTCCACTGGATGGACAG GGATTGCTGTGCTCCATTTAAGATCCCAGACTGCATCCCTGCTGAACATCTAAACTGGGATGCCTGGAAGACTACCCCTTCCATTGTTGCTGGGGCCACCTCTGGACCGCTGGAGAACACCTGTGCCTCACGGTCATATTTCAATAATAACATTGTGGTGAAGCTGGACTTGTTCCACTGCCTGAGGCGTTTTTCACGGGAGAGCACCTCTGAGCATCACCCTCTGTTTAGCACTTTCTGCCAGCTCCTCTCTGCAGCCTTCTCTGTGGTGGATCAGGAGGACCTAGGGAGGCTCCAGGATGCCTATCGTTTCTGCGGTATCCATCCAGCCAATCCCACCAAACAGCACATACGGGAGCACTGCAGGACCAAAGTACCACAACCCACAGAGCTGCTAGACAGAGTGGAGAAAGTCCTAAAGCATTTTCACCTGGCCATGGACCCCAACAATGTTCCACTCTTCAAATCATCCATGCTGAAGACGTGGCGCATACAGAGAGTGCACATTCTCCGTGGTTGCCTCAGTGACCCTGAACTCTCAGAGGGCATAATGTACCGGTATGGTGGAACACTTCAACTTAATCATGTACCCGGTGAAGGCGCCAAAGTCCCCATCTGGATTCCTGTCAGAGGTACATCACAGCAAGAAGGGTACCACTTTCACCAGGCCCAATGGATCACAGGGACTCATGTCTCCACTGAATTGTTCCAGGCCCAGGGCATGACAGGGGTGGCACGGTGGAACCACCAACGTATGCTTGATCTTAAGCAGCCAGGTGTCATCCTTCCTGCTGTGTTTGATCCAGCTCTAATGGTTGAGTTAAATTCTACCTCCAAGAAAGTGACTGGGGAGGAGAAGTATCCTACACTTCATCTCTCTGACAGAGACACTGGAGAGAGGTTTGGCCTAGAGTACACAGAGCCAGGCTGCCGTCCAGTCCCTCTGGATTGGGACAAACACCGAACCCAAAAGAGAGGTGAACCAGCTGCTCTTTTGCCTCTTCCTCCTGTGCAGACACCCACTCCTACCCAAGTCCAAGCTCAACCTCCAGACACAGCACCTTCCTCCAGCCGGACACAGCTCTCTGACACAGCATCCCCTGGACCAGCATCATCCATCAGTCATTTGCTCTCTGCTGGTGAACCTCCTGCAGTGATGG AAATCTCACATGCTGAACCTGCTGCAATCCATATGGTACAGATGTTGTCACAAGGAAGCATGGGACCTCCAGTTAAAAGGG AAACCTTAAATACTCCACCCATACCTTTGCAATCCTCACCAAGGAGTGCCCGCACTGGACCAATCAAGACTGGTGGACGAGTGTTCGTCTTGGACCATAAACGCTGGACATCACCAATGAAGGAGGCTATTGACAGCCTCCTAGACAAGTACCATGGACAGAAAGACATGTTAAAGCTTGTGGATCAAGACTATGCTGCTATGGTCCATCGGTCTGCCACAGATCCAAACAGTCTGCTTCACCCCACAACCAAGTACCACATAGCACAGTACATGAAAAACCTGGCTAAACAGCTGAACACAAGTTCATCAATGAACACAAGTCAAGAAAAACTTTTGGAGACACAAAAACTGTGGCAAAGTTTAACTGAGGAAAGCGAGACTGTCCATGTTCCAGTTGTAGAACTGCCACCAGCCATTGTGAATCCAGCAGTTCCGGTCTCTCAGCCAGCATCTGAAAAGCAAGTATCAAAAGAGAATGTACAGAAAATAGTACAGGAAATACTGCTACATCAacaggagcagcagcagcagcagcagcaacaaaaaCCCAGACAGACGAAAAAATGTCTCGCATGTGGGCAGCCAAAATCCCGCTACCAaagtgatggatcatcagttcaTCACTTTTATCAGCAAGGGCCTGTTAGGTATCACTATTGCTCCACAAAGGTGTTTAAAGCCTATGCTGCAGAGGGACTGACAAATCCAAGAATGGCCTTTGAAGAGTTTGCCCAGACTGACTTCTTTCAGCGTGAACTGCATCTTACAAAGCAAAGAGTAGAGGAAAAAGCTGAAAAGAAGAGGAAACTCTCGGATCCtcaacctcagggaagaatgtgCCGTTTCTGTCGCACAGAGCTAAGGCAGGGCCCAAACAGCAAGCACATTCACACAGGGTTTCCAGGAGTGGCAGGAAAATACATTTACTGTCCAGCTAAAGTCCTCGCCTTATACAAAGACAGAGGCATGACACAGGAAATGACATGGAAGGAATTTCAAGCTTCATCATTTTATGGAATGGAAAAGGAGAGGTGGGCAGCAGagagaaataaatag
- the LOC127979062 gene encoding uncharacterized protein LOC127979062, translating to MQKKVLFFPGRICVVFRKGPLGFLLQEPSKEARRIKDDPTLQDKSAPMREDLVRQNARSLVIQRGGDASDRKEVLGEYILQFGKYKGKSFRWLLENDVGYTMYLIKNLQKEEASGIPVAEGHGKDSLLSFVNYALSFEEIQSLLTYEASGVGVVAASSEDNQLVGFGSRAKSTWKEIWDSRADGYADFIMKKSCVQGTRMYKLQQYLQKKQQSATASIPAKHTPRAPAKPIVMDDDEELERAMLSISPSKLQVQSFAVPAAVAAAAIPRVSPGAKTGF from the exons ATGCAGAAGAAAGTGCTGTTCTTCCCAGGGAGAATCTGTGTTGTGTTCCGCAAGGGACCACTCGGGTTTCTCCTCCAGGAGCCATCTAAAGAAGCCAGACGTATTAAGGATGACCCCACTCTGCAGGACAAGTCTGCGCCCATGAGAGAGGACCTTGTGCGGCAGAATGCTCGGTCTTTGGTCATTCAGAGAGGAGGGGATGCCTCTGACAGGAAGGAGGTCCTGGGAGAATACATACTGCAATTTGGAAAGTATAAAGGGAAGTCTTTTAGATGGCTTTTAGAGAATGATGTAGGGTACACTATGTATCTCATCAAGAACCTTCAGAAGGAGGAGGCATCCGGCATCCCTGTGGCTGAGGGGCATGGCAAGGACAGTCTACTGTCATTTGTTAATTATGCCCTAAGTTTTGAAGAGATCCAGTCTCTTCTCACCTATGAGGCCAGTGGAGTGGGTGTTGTGGCAGCCTCATCAGAAGATAACCAGCTGGTTGGCTTTGGTTCCCGGGCCAAGAGCACCTGGAAGGAGATTTGGGATAGCAGAGCTGATGGCTACGCAGACTTCATCATGAAGAAGAGCTGTGTCCAAGGGACACGCATGTACAAGCTCCAGCAATACCTGCAGAAGAAGCAGCAATCTGCCACTGCTTCCATACCTGCTAAACATACCCCAAGGGCCCCAGCAAAACCTATTG TGATGGATGATGATGAAGAGCTGGAGAGAGCGATGTTGAGCATCTCACCCTCTAAGCTACAAGTGCAGAGCT TTGCTGTGCCAGCAGCAGTAGCAGCAGCTGCCATACCCAGAGTGTCACCAGGAGCAAAGACAGGTTTTTAA